The following DNA comes from Verrucomicrobiia bacterium.
TAAGGTTTTGTTGTTGGATGAACCTTTGTCAGCTTTGGATGCGAAATTGCGTCATTCCATGCAAATTGAATTAAAACGTTTGCAAAAAAAATTGGGCATTACTTTTGTTTTTGTAACACACGATCAAGAAGAAGCGCTTACGATGTCGGATCGCATTGCGATTATTCATAAAGGCAAAATTGAGCAGTTAGGCGATGCGACAGAAATTTATCATTATCCCAAAACTAATTTTGTGGCGAATTTCATTGGGCAAGCCAACATTTTGAAAGCGCGAGTTTTAGATCGTGAGGGCGCTCAAGGTCGCGTTAAATTGGACGAAGGAACGGTGCTCACGGTAAATATGGCAAATCTCGCTTCGAATGTGGAAGAAGCGCTAGTTTCCATTCGTCCTGAAAAAATTCATCTTCAAAAAAATAAGCCCCAGGGTGAAAATATCATGGAGGTTCAAATTCAGGAAGAAATTTTCAAAGGAGCCATTGATCAAATGCAGTTGGTGACTAATTCTGGTTTAGAACTAACTGCAGTGGTTGCCAATGAAAGCATGTTGGATGAATCGTTTCACAAAGGCGAAAAGCTTTTTTGTCAATTTCATCCCAATGATATTGTTGTGGTGCAAGACGATTAAACGTTTGTTTATTCTTAATTTCGCATTAAGCTCACTTTGTGAAAATGATTGAAAGCAGCGCTCGCACTCAAGCACTTCTCAAGCTTCGAGCTGAACAGGTAGCGCGTGGCCCTTTTAATGTAGCGCCTTATTTTGCTGCCAGAGCAAAAGGCGCAGAAATATGGGATGTTGATGGGAATAGGCTCATCGATTTTGCTGGAGGAATTGGCGTGATGAATGTGGGTCATAGCCATTCCGCAATTTGCGAAGTGGTTCAAAAACAGGCTGAAGCTTTTACCCACACTTGTTTTAATATTGTGATGTATGAAAGTTATGTGGCATTAGCACAGAAATTAAATCAACTTGTGCCGGGAAATTTTGCAAAAAAAACTTTTTTAGCAAATTCTGGAGCTGAAGCGGTAGAGAATGCCATTAAAATTGCGCGTCATTACACCAAGCGACAAGCGGTGATTGGTTTTGAGCATGCGTTTCATGGTCGTACGTATTTAGCCATGACGTTGACTAGTAAAATGAAACCCTATAAAAAAGGGTTTGGCCCGTTTGTGCCTGAAGTTTATCGCGCGCCTTATCCTTATTCTTATCGTCGACCCGAGATTGAAAATTATTCGGAAAAAGATTTTTTGGCTGAATTAGAATCATTCTTTGCAAGTTATATTTCGGCGGAAGAAGTTGCCGCGATTATTTTAGAGCCGGTTTTAGGTGAAGGAGGATTTATTATTCCGCCCGTCAATTTTTTTAAGGCTTTGCGGACAGCTTGTGATAAGTATGGCATTTTATTGATTGCAGACGAGGTGCAAACTGGGTTTGGTCGGACCGGAAAATTTTTTGCGATGGAACATTTTGGTGTGGTTGCGGATTTAACGGTGATGGCTAAATCTTTAGCGGCGGGTTTGCCACTTTCTGCGGTAACTGGCAAAGCAGAGATTATGGATGATCCTATGGTCGGGGGATTGGGCGGGACTTATTGTGGTAATCCTTTAGCTTGTACCGCAGCCTTGAAAGTGATTGAAATTATTGAATCGGAAAAATTAAATGCGCGTGCGGAAGCGATTGGTAAAATTGTGTTGAACCGTTTTCAAGCTTGGCAAAAGAAATGGAGTTGTGTGGGTGACGCGCGCGGGTTAGGTGCCATGTGCGCGATTGAATTGGTCAAGGATCAAAAAAGCAAAGAACCCAACGGAGATTTGGTAAAAAAAATTATTCAATGGAGTTATCAACGCGGCCTTATTTTAGTGGGAGCGGGCACATCGGGAAATATTATTCGCACTTTAATGCCGCTTGTGATTTCTGATTTGGTGTTGAATGAAGGTTTAGATATTTTGGAAAAAGCTTTGGAAGCGAATCAGTGATAGCGATTGTCATTGGCAGCGGTTTTGGAGGTTTGGCGGCTGCGATTCGGTTGCGCGCGAAGGGTTACGACACCACGATTTTGGAGATGCGCGATAAGCCAGGAGGTCGGGCTTATGTATATGAACAAGATGGTTTTACGTTCGATGCGGGTCCAACAATTATTACCGCGCCTTTTTTAATCGAAGAACTTTTTGTTTTAGCTGGGAAAAAAATTGAGGATTACATTCGCTTAGTGTCTTGTGCGCCATTTTATCGGATCGTTTCTCATGATGGGTTGATATTTAATTACACGGGTGACGAGTTAGAAATTATTCGAGAAATTGAAAAAATTTCGCCAGCAGACGTTGCGGGTTACCAACTATTTGCTCAAAAAAGTCAGGCTATTTTTAAACGCGCTTTTTTGGACTTGGCTGATGAGCCCTTTTCTCATTTGAGCGATATGGTTCGTATTGTTCCGGATTTGGTTCGCTTGCGCGCGCATGAGTCGGTTTATCGTTTGGTTTCACGTTATATTCGTCATCCTTTTTTAAGAGTCGTGTTTAGTTTTCATCCGTTGTTAGTAGGCGGGAATCCTTTTCAAGCGTCTTCGATTTATTCGATGATTCATTTTCTGGAGCGCCAGTGGGGAGTGCATTTTGCGATGGGAGGCACCGGCGCTTTGGTGAAAGCTTTAGTGAAATTATTTGAGGAAATGGGGGGTGAAGTTCGTTGCCAGGCGCGGGTTGATGAAATTTTGGTCGAACAAAAAAAAGTAAGAGGGGTGAGATTATCGAATGGTGAAACGATGACGGCTGATGTAGTAGTAAGTAATGGCGATGTGGCGAATACTTATCGAAAATTAATTTCTAAAAAATGGCGAAAAAAATGGACAGATAAGCGATTGGGAAAAATGCGTTATTCGATGAGTTTGTTTTTGATTTATTTTGGGACGAATCGAACTTATCCCGATCTGGCGCATCATACGATTGTTTTATCACCGCGTTATCAAGACTTGCTGGAAGATATTTTTCAACGAAAAGTTTTGGCTAAAGATTTTTCGCTTTATCTTCATGCGCCAACGCGCACGGATCCTTCTTTAGCTCCTCCAGGGTGTGAATGTTTTTATGTGTTGTCACCTGTGCCTCATTTGGAAGCGAAAGTAGATTGGCAAAAAGAAAAGGATTGTTATGCGGATGCGATTTTAGCGTCATTGGAAACGTTATGCCCGAGTTTGCGAGAACATATTGTTACGAAGCGCGTGTTTACTCCTCAAGATTTTGAAGGTGAATTGGATGCTTATTTGGGTTCGGCTTTTCAGTTTGAACCGATTTTAACGCAGAGCGCGTGGTTTCGACCGCATAATGTGTCTGAGGATATTAAAAATTTATATTTTGTTGGGGCGGGAACGCATCCTGGGGCAGGTTTGCCTGGGGTTTTGTCCAGTGCCAAGATTTTGGAAAAAGTCGTGGACTTGACATAATAAAGGTAGGCTCTCTATTTAAGCTCTATGAAAAAACATTATCTTATTATCGGTTTGTCGTTAATCACAGCCACGAGCTTTTTAACAGGCTGCGCAAACAATAAAAATGAAGCAGGTGAGCAAAGAAGCTCAGCCCGCAGTTCTTCTCAAGAAGAAAAAAAGGTAAGAGTGGGAATGACGAAACAAGAAGTACGTGATATTTTGGGTGATAGTCCAAGGCACAAAAATATCTCAAGTGATGGTGAGGAAGTTTGGCAGTATTATACTAATGAGGCGGGAGGTTGGGTTCCTTTTGCTAATATGGCGCATCGTCCCCAATGGGTCACAGTGCGTTTTAATAGCCAGGGGCGTGTAAAGAGTTATTCTTATGACGAACAACGTCTGATGTTCTAAGTTATAGGGGGTTTAGCTCAGTTGGTAGAGCGTCTCGTTCGCAATGAGAAGGTCAGGGGTTCGAATCCCCTAACCTCCATTTTTAAAATTAAAAATTAGAAATTAAGAAGGAAGAATTGAGAGATGCAGGTGTTAGCTAAATGCTGAAACTGGTTACTTTTAAGCTTGCAAGTGTCAGTAGAGTAGAGAAAAATAAATAATGAAAGAGGAGGGTTATGGCAAGTTTGACAAAGCGCGATTTAGTAATACGAATTAGCAACGAAACGGGGCTTATTCAGAAAGAGGTTCTCAATGTGATTCAAAAATCATTAGATTACATTGTGGAAGCTTTAGCAGAAGGGCGTAATGTTGAATTGCGAAATTTTGGGGTGTTTGAAGTGGTTTTAAGAAAAGGGCGTATAGGAAGAAATCCAAAACAGCCTGAGTCGGATGTGATGATTCCTCCTCGAGCCGTAGTGAAATTTAAAGGTGGTAAGGAGATGAAGGCAAAAGTCTTGAAGCTTTCTGCTCAAATGTCTGCCTCTCAAAGCGCTGGCTTCAATCAATCTGTTGGGAAATAGTTTGTTTTCATGATGCAGACGCTTCCGGGGTTTCGGGATTTTTATCCTGAAGAGTTTGCCAAGCGGCATTTTATTTTTTCCAAATGGAGGGAGGTGGCGCAACGTTACGGTTTTTTGGAGTATGACGGGCCTCCTTTGGAGTCGCTTGAGCTTTATACCAAAAAATCGGGTGAGGAAATTGTTAATCAACTTTATCATTTCGTGGATAAGGGCGAGCGTGCAGTTGCGTTGCGACCAGAGATGACGCCGACTTTAGCTCGGATGGTGGGGGCAAGACATCGGGATTATAAAAAACCGATGAAATGGTTTTCAATTCCGCAGTTATTTCGTTATGAACGCCAGCAGAAAGGGCGATTGCGGGAGCATTTTCAGTTGAATGCAGACATTATGGGAGGTGGGTTAAAGGCGGATGTGGAAATTATTGCGTTGGCGATTGGGGTTTTACTGCAGCTGGGATTGACTGAGAAAGACTTTCGAGTGCGATTGAGCAGTCGTTTAGTTTGGCAAAATTTTTTGATTAAGCTAGGAGTGACGAGCGATAAATGGGAAAGGGTTTTTGCGGTGATTGATAAGATGGAGCGAGTGCCATGGGAAAAAACGGAAAAAAGTTTTTTGGAGTTGGAGTTGGATCAGAATATTATTTCCCAAATTCAGAATGCAGTGAAAGCAAGAGCGATTGATGATTTGCCCCAAGTGGATGGAGCGGGTGAGTTACGCACGATTATTCAAGGGCTTCATGACTTTGGGATGGGTAGTTGTGTGAATTTGGACTTGGGAATTGTGCGAGGGCTGGCTTATTATACGGACACGGTTTTTGAAATTTTTGCTTTGGATGAGGTTGGAAATTATACGGGACGTGCGGTTGCGGGTGGGGGGAGTTACGATCATTTGATTGAAAATTTAACGGGAGTAAAATTGTCTGCAGTTGGTTTTGGAATGGGTGATGTGGTGTTGGGTGATTTATTGCGAGAAAAAAATCTTTTAAATGTTTCGGTAGAAAAACCGGAAGTTTTTGTGGTGTGTTCGGATTCGCGTTTTGAAAATCAGTTTTATGAGATGGTGGCTTATTTAAGAGGAAGCGGGATAAAAACTGATTATTCTTTAGGGGATATCGTGGACGTTAAGAAGCAATTTGAGAGAGCGTCAGAGGTGGGGGCGCAGTTTGTGGTGATGGTGACGCATGAAGCTGGCGCAAAGGTGGAGGTAAAAAATTTGATGACTCGCCACCAAGAAAGTGTAGATGAAGACAAGGTTATTCATTATTTAAGAGATCAGTTAAAATAAGGTTATGAGTTTTCGAACGCATCATTGTGAGGAATTGCGAGTGGATCATGTGGGGCGACATGTGACTTTGGTTGGTTGGGTGGATTCGCGACGGGATCACGGGGGTGTGATTTTTGTGGATTTGCGCGATCGTGAAGGTTTGACGCAGGTGGTGTTTAATCCTG
Coding sequences within:
- a CDS encoding integration host factor subunit beta, whose amino-acid sequence is MASLTKRDLVIRISNETGLIQKEVLNVIQKSLDYIVEALAEGRNVELRNFGVFEVVLRKGRIGRNPKQPESDVMIPPRAVVKFKGGKEMKAKVLKLSAQMSASQSAGFNQSVGK
- a CDS encoding phytoene desaturase — its product is MIAIVIGSGFGGLAAAIRLRAKGYDTTILEMRDKPGGRAYVYEQDGFTFDAGPTIITAPFLIEELFVLAGKKIEDYIRLVSCAPFYRIVSHDGLIFNYTGDELEIIREIEKISPADVAGYQLFAQKSQAIFKRAFLDLADEPFSHLSDMVRIVPDLVRLRAHESVYRLVSRYIRHPFLRVVFSFHPLLVGGNPFQASSIYSMIHFLERQWGVHFAMGGTGALVKALVKLFEEMGGEVRCQARVDEILVEQKKVRGVRLSNGETMTADVVVSNGDVANTYRKLISKKWRKKWTDKRLGKMRYSMSLFLIYFGTNRTYPDLAHHTIVLSPRYQDLLEDIFQRKVLAKDFSLYLHAPTRTDPSLAPPGCECFYVLSPVPHLEAKVDWQKEKDCYADAILASLETLCPSLREHIVTKRVFTPQDFEGELDAYLGSAFQFEPILTQSAWFRPHNVSEDIKNLYFVGAGTHPGAGLPGVLSSAKILEKVVDLT
- a CDS encoding ABC transporter ATP-binding protein, with the translated sequence MEYMVELLGIVKRFGSFTAISDVTLQIKPGEFMTFLGPSGCGKTTLLRMISGFDTPTEGRVLLAGEDVTFVPPHKRNVNQVFQSYALFPHLTVRENIEFGLKMQKVPKSEITERVNSAVEIVALTGFEERKPSQLSGGQRQRVALARAIVCRPKVLLLDEPLSALDAKLRHSMQIELKRLQKKLGITFVFVTHDQEEALTMSDRIAIIHKGKIEQLGDATEIYHYPKTNFVANFIGQANILKARVLDREGAQGRVKLDEGTVLTVNMANLASNVEEALVSIRPEKIHLQKNKPQGENIMEVQIQEEIFKGAIDQMQLVTNSGLELTAVVANESMLDESFHKGEKLFCQFHPNDIVVVQDD
- the gabT gene encoding 4-aminobutyrate--2-oxoglutarate transaminase; this encodes MIESSARTQALLKLRAEQVARGPFNVAPYFAARAKGAEIWDVDGNRLIDFAGGIGVMNVGHSHSAICEVVQKQAEAFTHTCFNIVMYESYVALAQKLNQLVPGNFAKKTFLANSGAEAVENAIKIARHYTKRQAVIGFEHAFHGRTYLAMTLTSKMKPYKKGFGPFVPEVYRAPYPYSYRRPEIENYSEKDFLAELESFFASYISAEEVAAIILEPVLGEGGFIIPPVNFFKALRTACDKYGILLIADEVQTGFGRTGKFFAMEHFGVVADLTVMAKSLAAGLPLSAVTGKAEIMDDPMVGGLGGTYCGNPLACTAALKVIEIIESEKLNARAEAIGKIVLNRFQAWQKKWSCVGDARGLGAMCAIELVKDQKSKEPNGDLVKKIIQWSYQRGLILVGAGTSGNIIRTLMPLVISDLVLNEGLDILEKALEANQ
- the hisS gene encoding histidine--tRNA ligase; amino-acid sequence: MQTLPGFRDFYPEEFAKRHFIFSKWREVAQRYGFLEYDGPPLESLELYTKKSGEEIVNQLYHFVDKGERAVALRPEMTPTLARMVGARHRDYKKPMKWFSIPQLFRYERQQKGRLREHFQLNADIMGGGLKADVEIIALAIGVLLQLGLTEKDFRVRLSSRLVWQNFLIKLGVTSDKWERVFAVIDKMERVPWEKTEKSFLELELDQNIISQIQNAVKARAIDDLPQVDGAGELRTIIQGLHDFGMGSCVNLDLGIVRGLAYYTDTVFEIFALDEVGNYTGRAVAGGGSYDHLIENLTGVKLSAVGFGMGDVVLGDLLREKNLLNVSVEKPEVFVVCSDSRFENQFYEMVAYLRGSGIKTDYSLGDIVDVKKQFERASEVGAQFVVMVTHEAGAKVEVKNLMTRHQESVDEDKVIHYLRDQLK
- a CDS encoding outer membrane protein assembly factor BamE translates to MKKHYLIIGLSLITATSFLTGCANNKNEAGEQRSSARSSSQEEKKVRVGMTKQEVRDILGDSPRHKNISSDGEEVWQYYTNEAGGWVPFANMAHRPQWVTVRFNSQGRVKSYSYDEQRLMF